The Pseudomonas orientalis genome contains a region encoding:
- the xerC gene encoding tyrosine recombinase XerC: MERQLDAYCAHLRNERQVSPHTLQAYRRDLNKVLAYCEKQQVASWKALDIQGLRSLVARLHQQGQSSRSLSRLLSAVRGLYHYLNREGLCDHDPANGLSPPKGERRLPKTLDTDRALQLLDGAIEDDFLAHRDQAILELFYSSGLRLSELTGLNLEQLDLADGLVQVLGKGSKTRVLPVGRKAREALQLWLPLRALANPKDDAVFISQQGRRLGPRAIQLRVKAAGERELGQNLHPHMLRHSFASHMLESSQDLRAVQELLGHADIKTTQIYTHLDFQHLATVYDSAHPRAKRIKGGDS; encoded by the coding sequence ATGGAACGGCAACTGGACGCTTACTGCGCTCACCTGCGCAACGAGCGCCAGGTGTCGCCTCATACCCTGCAAGCCTACCGGCGGGACTTGAACAAGGTCCTGGCCTATTGCGAAAAACAGCAGGTTGCCAGCTGGAAAGCCCTGGATATCCAGGGCCTGCGCAGCCTGGTCGCACGGCTGCACCAGCAAGGCCAGTCCTCGCGCAGCCTGTCGCGCCTGCTGTCAGCGGTGCGCGGCCTCTATCACTACCTCAACCGCGAGGGCCTGTGCGACCACGACCCGGCCAACGGCCTGTCGCCGCCCAAAGGCGAGCGACGCCTGCCCAAGACCCTGGACACCGACCGCGCCCTGCAACTGCTGGATGGCGCAATCGAGGATGACTTCCTTGCCCATCGCGACCAGGCGATCCTCGAACTGTTCTACTCCTCGGGCCTGCGCCTGTCGGAGCTGACCGGACTGAATCTTGAGCAACTGGACCTGGCCGATGGGCTGGTGCAGGTGCTGGGTAAAGGCAGCAAGACGCGCGTGCTGCCCGTCGGCAGGAAGGCTCGCGAAGCCCTGCAGCTGTGGCTGCCGTTACGGGCGCTGGCCAATCCGAAAGACGACGCGGTATTCATCAGCCAACAAGGTCGACGCCTGGGGCCACGGGCCATTCAGCTGCGCGTGAAGGCCGCCGGCGAACGTGAACTGGGGCAAAACCTGCACCCGCATATGCTCAGGCACTCTTTTGCCAGCCATATGCTGGAGTCATCCCAGGACCTGCGCGCGGTCCAGGAGCTGCTCGGCCACGCCGATATCAAGACCACGCAAATCTACACCCACCTCGACTTCCAGCACCTGGCAACGGTGTACGACAGCGCCCATCCACGGGCCAAACGCATCAAGGGCGGCGACTCATGA